From the genome of Neodiprion pinetum isolate iyNeoPine1 chromosome 3, iyNeoPine1.2, whole genome shotgun sequence, one region includes:
- the crb gene encoding protein crumbs isoform X3, which yields MRVLAAVAVFTSLLVTTFEAPQDAISYDTDDNYREAYFNGSAYLRLASTVSVHRQTGLSFRTCDGGRLFIQHFGPDFISLEVTPEGLLFLASVNQQRYEAKLNAKLLNNAWHYVNLLFRLGNFTLSAAGHTQVIANGTYNSGILNLPDYNDNEPLIIGEGFKGCILQGPGILFRRNSTINSGAVFGTCPLESAGCGPLSVGGLATVTVPTSDFCDHEPCMMHGTCVSRQDRYECHCFARYSGNNCQLDNGPPCDSNPCQNGGSCTEDSRGNYSCTCIPGFTGTLCDSQLGVSLCERNPCENDGTCYNVADGEYKCECSSGWTGKNCEININECASNPCKHGGTCTDSINNYTCRCDRTGYRGINCEINIDECLNNPCLNNGKCFDNYGGYICQCPMGFEGQNCELNLNECLSNPCTNGGSCIDEVGTYHCNCLSGYTGRHCELHGLCENGACPLNSICIPDNHGPQCVCNPGFMGIPPNCTINFCANNPCLNGGTCTSNQDGFNCTCPIEWTGKNCHILDKCLSQPCQNGGICINEINGYSCNCIRDFVGENCDREYDACAINPCANNGICTLVARSRTNYDCKCAPGFMGKTCDIDIDECIGAICPDDRVCVDAIDGYECRCKDGYRGPNCTLIVDHCASNTCNNGTCIDLSDKYECECNEGYTGTACDQDVDECATYGNSLCNNGICVNTNGSYDCFCRPGFSGDHCDMEIDECLCGPCKNNATCIDRINAFECSCQDGYAGKTCEVDVDECLSNPCINGATCIDNTAFYSCICSLGFTGNNCEINIDDCQSSPCLNYGECIDGINNYTCNCTDTGFEGANCEFNIDDCLSAPCMNGAKCVDGILSYNCQCYDGYTGLNCEKDVDECESSPCQFNGTCLERSNRELYKSNASTLPAIFTRNFSYENASGYECICVSGVIGKNCEININECESNPCVTGTCMDRIGGYKCECDDGFEGTHCQTDIDECKKYTPCEHGTCLDGKADYSCICDPGFGGKNCSVPLIGCQGNACQNGGTCWPYLVDETEHRFNCTCPNGFHGEMCDIVTTMSLNGKSYVLVNTSRDEGYDIQFRFRTTLPDGLIAMGKGSTFYILELVNGKLNLHSSILNRWEGVFIGTGLNNSEWQKVFVAINTTHIVLSANEEQTIYPINLNEGNASHTSFPTTYIGGTITYLSRLTHGPAFFIGCTEDVIINGEWIYTGLQSSSVQMVDVESGCPRTEQCLPNPCKNGGHCTDRWQNFSCKCERPYLGHTCQYNMTAATFGYGNITDGYVTVKVNDLARRAIRSIVDISMFIRTRQDTGDIFYLGSESSAQFDGKQEKPYIRALLEHGELLVQIQFNGSEAYTVGGVKLNQGNYHLIQVVRNVTLVQVKINGSEYFRKTIGATGQSNVTVLYLGGLPRQTPRSSRQADNRQTDIQQAPQTNFKGIIQDVQISNGSETMVVEFYPLKAKDIPTLIEFGTVILDKEKILEGVVSDPVCNSNPCYHNGTCHVTWNDFWCQCPRGYTGKMCQEMEFCQLQDCPTGSRCQNLDDGYECVANATFNGSNDLFTYTYKQSEEQNGTESTTDTIEITYRSRTGGVLMHIAPKSGNQNFAVSVFRDNISISWILDYNNHGTLSFGKNEPDGNWTSIVIKLNNDSIESGYANSNDETIPHSSPNFSFSLWYELLCTGTVTLGGLGGELSDRNSYVTIGTNSTYSGGNTVDGNSVEYPQHMMTTATPPHSFVLGDAFKGCLGEVRIGAMLLHYFTYDEVYQNANFTPTEYLSLQVVGNLSSYENIGCRLCFESDCKNGGHCLNEANSYICDCLPGYAEDDCSVDIDECIDNKCKHGAMCVDKIANYTCECTSGWQSWLCDEDINECVSVTTCQHDGVCVNLPGSFRCECPDQFTGNLCEEVRIITCADHKCKNGSTCTDVVDTKTGNNFTCTCMSGFEGQFCDTPYCMPNKCQHGGRCDYLYQTPQCTCVAGYTGMYCETDIDDCAADTNGNVPCKNGGKCLDGVNNFKCDCSHTGYNGSDCSIDIDECAQMPVNCENGHCENLPGSYQCSCIPGYCGRNCEVLDPCIQTPCQNEGTCTCLDDSGYICHCTSDYGGHNCTEQKLSLGSQALDIAVIVGPIVGCLLLIGAGSLIALFMMARKKRATRGTYSPSAQEFSNPRVEMDNVMKPPPEERLI from the exons TTTTTACCAGTTTGCTGGTAACTACTTTCGAGGCACCCCAAGACGCTATCAGTTACGACACGGACGATAATTACCGAGAAGCATACTTCAATGGTTCGGCATACCTGAGACTTGCATCAACTGTATCTGTACATCGGCAAACCGGACTGAGTTTTCGAACTTGCGACGGGGGAAGGTTGTTCATTCAACACTTTGGCCCTGACTTCATAAGCCTGGAAGTTACTCCAGAGGGTCTCCTGTTTTTGGCGTCTGTTAATCAGCAACGATACGAAGCCAAGTTGAATGCTAAACTGTTGAACAATGCCTGGCATTACGTGAATTTGTTGTTCCGGCTCGGCAACTTTACCCTCAGCGCTGCCGGACATACACAG GTGATCGCTAATGGTACTTACAACTCGGGTATTCTCAATCTGCCAGACTATAACGATAACGAACCCCTCATAATCGGTGAGGGTTTTAAAGGATGCATATTACAAGGACCTGGTATATTATTCAGACGAAATTCCACTATTAATAGTGGGGCTGTATTTGGAACGTGTCCTTTGGAATCTGCAGGCT GTGGTCCACTAAGCGTCGGTGGCCTAGCGACAGTGACTGTTCCCACATCAGACTTCTGTGACCACGAACCATGCATGATGCATGGAACCTGCGTCTCTCGACAGGATCGCTATGAGTGCCATTGTTTCGCCCGGTACTCTGGCAACAACTGTCAACTCGATAATG GTCCGCCATGTGACAGTAATCCTTGCCAAAATGGTGGATCATGTACCGAAGATTCTAGAGGTAATTACAGTTGCACCTGCATCCCAGGATTCACTGGAACTCTTTGTGACTCGCAGCTGGGAGTCAGCCTGTGCGAACGTAATCCATGCGAAAATGATGGAACCTGTTACAATGTAGCAGACGGTGAATACAAGTGCGAATGTAGCTCTGGGTGGACGGGTAAGAATTGTGAAATCAATATCAATGAATGTGCATCGAATCCTTGCAAACACGGAGGTACATGCACTGACAGCATTAATAATTACACCTGTCGATGCGATAGAACAGG ATATCGAGGTATCAACTGCGAAATCAACATCGATGAATGCCTGAATAATCCTTGTCTAAATAACGGCAAGTGCTTTGATAACTATGGTGGATACATATGCCAATGTCCTATGGGTTTCGAGGGCCAAAATtgtgaattaaatttaaacgAATGTCTGTCCAATCCTTGTACCAACGGAGGTAGTTGTATCGATGAAGTTGGCACTTATCATTGTAACTGTTTGTCTGGATATACTGGCCGACACTGTGAATTACACGGTCTTTGTGAAAACGGAGCTTGTCCACTCAACAGTATTTGCATACCCGACAATCACGGACCGCAGTGTGTATGCAATCCCGGATTTATGGGGATTCCACCAAATTGCACCATTAATTTCTGCGCGAACAATCCATGTTTGAACGGAGGTACCTGCACAAGTAATCAGGATGGATTTAATTGTACATGCCCTATTGAGTGGACGG GTAAAAACTGCCATATTCTTGACAAGTGTCTTTCGCAACCTTGCCAAAACGGAGGCATATGCATCAACGAAATTAATGGCTATTCTTGCAATTGTATTCGTGATTTTGTGGGAGAGAATTGCGACCGAGAATATGATGCTTGTGCAATTAATCCCTGTGCGAATAATGGTATTTGTACCCTTGTGGCAAGGTCGAGAACAAATTATGACTGCAAGTGTGCCCCAGGATTCATGGGGAAGACTTGTGATATTGATATTGACGAGTGCATTGGTGCAATATGTCCGGATGACAGGGTCTGTGTTGATGCAATAGATGGTTATGAATGTAGATGCAAAGATGGCTATAGAGGGCCAAACTGTACTTTAATTGTTGATCACTGTGCAAGTAATACATGCAACAACGGTACATGCATCGATTTAAGTGACAAATACGAGTGTGAATGCAATGAAGGATATACAG GTACAGCTTGCGATCAAGATGTTGATGAGTGTGCGACATATGGGAACTCCTTGTGCAACAATGGAATTTGTGTAAATACAAATGGAAGTTATGATTGCTTCTGCAGACCAGGTTTTTCGGGAGATCATTGTGACATGGAAATTGACGAATGTTTATGTGGTCcgtgtaaaaataatgcaaCGTGCATTGACCGAATAAATGCATTCGAATGTAGTTGCCAGGACGGTTATGCTGGCAAAACTTGCGAAGTAGACGTGGACGAGTGCTTAAGCAATCCATGCATAAATGGTGCAACTTGTATAGATAATACTGCATTTTACTCTTGCATATGCTCACTCGGTTTTACTGgaaataattgtgaaataaaCATTGATGATTGCCAGTCATCACCCTGCTTGAATTACGGTGAATGTATTGATGGTATTAATAATTACACCTGTAATTGCACCGATACTGGATTTGAGGGTGCAAATTGCGAATTCAATATTGACGATTGCCTGTCAGCTCCATGTATGAACGGAGCCAAATGTGTAGATGGTATCCTGTCGTATAACTGTCAGTGTTATGATGGATACACAGGATTAAATTGTGAAAAAGATGTTGATGAATGCGAGAGTTCACCTTGCCAGTTTAATGGTACCTGTCTTGAAAGATCAAACCGGGAATTGTATAAGAGTAACGCATCAACATTACCTGCAATATTCACAAGAAACTTCAGCTATGAAAATGCTAGTGG TTACGAATGCATTTGCGTATCTGGTGTAATAGGAAAAAACtgtgaaattaatatcaatgAATGCGAAAGCAACCCCTGTGTAACTGGTACATGCATGGACCGAATCGGTGGATATAAGTGCGAATGTGATGATGGTTTTGAGGGTACACACTGCCAAACTGACATCGACGAATGTAAAAAGTATACACCATGCGAACATGGTACGTGTTTAGATGGAAAAGCGGACTATTCTTGTATATGTGACCCTGGGTTCGGTGGAAAAAACTGTTCAGTACCATTGATTGGTTGTCAAGGCAATGCATGCCAAAACGGTGGCACATGTTGGCCATACTTGGTCGATGAAACAGAACATAGGTTCAACTGCACTTGTCCCAATGGTTTTCATGGGGAGATGTGTGATATT GTAACAACTATGTCATTGAACGGCAAGTCTTACGTACTGGTCAACACAAGCAGAGATGAAGGATATGACATACAATTTCGATTTCGAACAACACTACCTGATGGTCTAATAGCCATGGGTAAAGGTTCCACATTTTACATACTGGAATTAGTTAACGGGAAGTTGAATTTGCATTCCAGTATACTGAACAGGTGGGAGGGTGTTTTCATTGGTACTGGTCTAAATAATTCCGAGTGGCAAAAAGTATTTGTTGCCATCAACACGACGCATATAGTTCTGTCTGCTAATGAAGAACAAACGATTTATCCAATCAATCTGAATGAAGGAAATGCTAGCCACACATCCTTCCCAACTACTTACATTGGCGGCACAATAACTTATCTGAGCAGATTGACTCATGGGCCAGCATTTTTCATTGGCTGCACTGAAGATGTTATCATAAATGGAGAATGG ATATACACTGGGCTGCAATCTAGTTCTGTTCAGATGGTAGATGTTGAATCAGGCTGCCCCCGCACAGAGCAATGTTTGCCGAATCCATGTAAAAATGGTGGTCACTGCACGGATAGATGGCAAAATTTTTCCTGCAAGTGTGAACGTCCGTATCTTGGTCACACTTGTCAGTATAATATGACTGCTGCCACTTTTGGATATGGAAACATCACTGACGGTTATGTTACAGTAAAAGTAAATGATTTGGCAAGACGTGCAATCAGATCGATTGTAGACATATCAATGTTCATTAGAACACGACAAGATACAGgtgatatattttatttgggTTCTGAATCGAGTGCCCAATTCGATGGTAAACAAGAGAAACCTTACATCCGTGCTCTGCTGGAACATGGGGAATTGCTGGTACAAATACAGTTCAATGGATCAGAAGCATACACTGTTGGTGGTGTTAAACTGAACCAGGGAAATTATCATTTGATTCAAGTTGTTAGGAATGTGACTTTAGTACAAGTTAAAATAAACGGAAGTGAATATTTCCGAAAAACGATCGGTGCTACAGGACAATCAAATGTAACAGTTTTGTACTTGGGCGGTTTGCCCCGCCAGACACCCAGATCCAGTAGACAGGCAGATAACCGTCAAACGGATATACAACAAGCACCTCAGACCAATTTTAAAGGCATAATACAAGATGTGCAGATATCAAACGGTTCTGAAACCATGGTAGTCGAATTTTATCCACTAAAGGCAAAAGACATACCTACACTAATTGAATTTGGCACGGTCATacttgataaagaaaaaattttggaaggCGTTGTCTCTGATCCTGTTTGCAACAGTAATCCATGTTATCATAATGGAACATGCCATGTAACGTGGAATGACTTTTGGTGTCAGTGTCCGAGAGGATACACAGGTAAGATGTGCCAAGAGATGGAATTTTGTCAACTGCAGGACTGTCCAACTGGATCAAGGTGTCAGAATTTGGATGATGGATATGAATGTGTAGCAAATGCTACTTTTAATGGCAGCAACGACCTATTTACTTACACATATAAACAGTCTGAAGAACAAAATGGAACTGAATCAACAACAGACACTATTGAAATTACATACCGATCGCGCACTGGTGGTGTATTGATGCATATAGCACCAAAGAGTGGGAATCAGAATTTTGCAGTCTCTGTATTTAGAGACAATATCTCAATCTCCTGGATTTTAGATTATAATAATCATGGAACTTTATCCTTTGGCAAAAATGAGCCGGATGGAAATTGGACATCTATTGTGATCAAGTTGAATAATGATTCAATTGAGTCTGGATATGCAAATTCAAATGATGAAACAATACCACATTCAAGTCCAAATTTTAGTTTCTCTTTGTGGTATGAGTTACTGTGCACGGGAACAGTGACGCTGGGTGGTCTCGGTGGTGAGTTATCAGACAGGAATAGTTATGTAACCATCGGGACAAACAGTACCTACAGTGGTGGAAATACTGTGGATGGAAATTCCGTTGAGTATCCTCAGCACATGATGACTACTGCAACTCCACCACATAGTTTTGTGTTAG GTGATGCCTTTAAGGGTTGCCTAGGTGAAGTGAGAATTGGTGCTATGCTTTTGCACTACTTTACTTATGACGAAGTATATCAGAATGCCAATTTCACACCAACGGAATACCTTTCTCTACAAGTGGTAGGCAATCTGTCCAGTTATGAAAATATTGGATGTCGTCTGTGTTTTGAAAGTGATTGTAAAAACGGTGGTCACTGCTTAAACGAAGCCAACAGTTACATTTGTGATTGTCTGCCTGGCTATGCAGAAGATGATTGTTCAGTAGACATCGATGAATGTATAGATAACAAATGTAAACATGGAGCTATGTGCGTGGATAAGATAGCAAACTATACTTGTGAATGCACTAGCGGGTGGCAGAGTTGGCT TTGTGATGAAGATATTAACGAATGTGTAAGTGTTACTACTTGTCAGCATGATGGTGTTTGCGTGAATCTTCCTGGGTCATTCCGTTGCGAATGTCCGGATCAATTTACAGGAAATTTATGTGAGGAAGTGAGAATAATCACATGTGCGGACCACAAGTGCAAAAATGGTTCTACTTGTACggatgtagttgatacgaaaaCTGGTAATAACTTCACGTGCACCTGTATGTCAGGCTTTGAAGGACAATTCTGTGACACCCCATATTGCATGCCCAATAAGTGCCAGCATGGTGGACGATGTGATTATCTTTATCAG ACTCCACAATGTACATGCGTTGCCGGTTACACTGGAATGTACTGTGAAACGGATATAGACGATTGCGCTGCTGATACGAACGGTAATGTCCCATGCAAAAATGGCGGGAAATGTTTGGATGGGGTGAACAATTTCAAGTGTGATTGTTCTCATACGGGCTACAATGGCTCTGACTGTTCAATAGACATTGATGAATGTGCACAGATGCCAGTGAATTGTGAAAATGGTCACTGTGAAAATTTACCAGGAAGTTATCAATGCAGCTGTATCCCGGGTTATTGTGGTAGAAATTGTGAAGTTTTAGATCCGTGTATTCAG ACACCATGCCAAAACGAAGGAACATGCACATGTCTTGATGATTCTGGTTATATTTGTCACTGCACCTCAGATTACGGTGGGCATAATTGTACAGAG caaaaacTTTCTTTGGGCAGCCAAGCACTGGACATTGCTGTAATAGTTGGCCCCATCGTGGGTTGTTTACTTTTGATTGGTGCAGGGTCATTAATAGCCCTTTTTATGATGGCTCGAAAAAAACGGGCTACTCGCGGTACATATAGCCCCAGTGCTCAAGAATTTAGTAACCCCAGAGTAGAAATGGACAATGTGATGAAACCTCCGCCGGAAGAAAGATTGATCTAG